The following are encoded in a window of Gossypium raimondii isolate GPD5lz chromosome 13, ASM2569854v1, whole genome shotgun sequence genomic DNA:
- the LOC105782856 gene encoding probable membrane-associated kinase regulator 1 produces MENRRKRSSSGDQDSDFEFGCYTRPDSPSLDPYKTSPADHLFFNGRLLPHAFPLQLSPTTPTMGSADNGSRPTSRTSSINSKHSLMSSRSNSSSSRSSTCSSARTSSSDSSERRLLYHSRIRGCENKAGKLVSGQLYGDPHRWQYITAVPVLKREVSRRKHAEAKKQGDHQQNCVSRGR; encoded by the coding sequence ATGGAAAATCGGAGGAAAAGGTCAAGCTCTGGTGATCAAGATTCCGATTTCGAATTCGGGTGCTATACCCGCCCGGATTCACCCTCTTTAGATCCATATAAAACCTCACCAGCCGATCATCTTTTCTTCAATGGCCGACTCTTGCCACACGCCTTTCCTTTACAGCTTTCTCCAACAACACCAACAATGGGTTCAGCCGATAATGGTTCTCGACCTACAAGCCGAACAAGCAGCATCAACAGCAAGCATTCATTGATGTCTTCGAGAAGCAACAGTAGCAGCAGCAGAAGCAGTACTTGCAGCAGTGCAAGAACAAGCTCGAGTGACAGTTCGGAGAGGAGATTATTGTACCATAGCAGAATCCGAGGATGTGAAAACAAAGCAGGCAAGCTTGTAAGTGGTCAGTTGTATGGGGATCCCCACAGATGGCAGTATATAACAGCAGTGCCTGTTCTGAAACGTGAGGTTTCCAGGAGGAAACATGCTGAAGCTAAGAAACAAGGTGATCATCAACAAAATTGTGTTTCTAGAGGAAGATAA